A stretch of the Saprospiraceae bacterium genome encodes the following:
- a CDS encoding 3-dehydroquinate dehydratase, which translates to MWTIPIIHGPNLNLTGAREPSIYGNQTFENFFESLITEFPNLQLSLHQSNSEGQLVDWLQDFRVKADAIILNPAAYTHTSIAIRDAVAAIKIPVIEVHISAIQSREHFRKHSLIQDLCLFNIQGFGLNGYRMALLRLSEILDADSLNPIIK; encoded by the coding sequence ATGTGGACGATTCCTATCATTCACGGTCCGAATCTAAATCTTACCGGAGCACGTGAACCCTCCATTTATGGAAATCAAACTTTCGAAAACTTCTTTGAGAGTTTGATAACAGAATTTCCAAATTTACAACTGAGCCTCCATCAAAGCAATTCTGAAGGTCAATTGGTTGACTGGCTTCAGGACTTTCGGGTTAAAGCAGATGCAATAATACTCAATCCTGCAGCTTATACCCATACATCCATAGCCATCCGGGATGCAGTTGCCGCAATTAAAATTCCGGTAATTGAAGTACATATCAGTGCGATCCAATCGCGGGAACATTTTAGAAAGCATTCTTTGATTCAAGACTTATGTTTGTTTAACATTCAGGGTTTTGGTTTGAATGGATACCGTATGGCTTTATTAAGGCTCTCAGAAATTCTGGATGCCGATTCACTCAACCCAATTATAAAATAA
- the aroB gene encoding 3-dehydroquinate synthase: MKTYSSLIFSTAPWERLHAFLENQKYSAIHVLADDQTETYCLPILKENLQHSITSCFVIQSGESSKSLESCIKIWEHLLHQNPDRNTLIICLGGGVITDLGGFCASVLLRGMDTLYIPTSLMAMADAAIGGKTAVNFEYYKNQIGSFHAPLGIVIDYRFLTTLPDRHMRNGFVEIIKHSLISSPSYWWDITNLTWPLSPSVLQDFIKKSIRTKTEIVEKDYLENGSRKVLNFGHTIGHALESFCMANGQDVLHGEAIAVGIICESFLSGQRYRWKTHVVDQIKTILKPFTGTLKFTSDDYPEIVKFLNADKKKQNREVRFSLIEQIGQPNLNQRVTEEELLNSLDYYNLS; the protein is encoded by the coding sequence TTGAAAACATACAGTAGTTTGATTTTTTCAACCGCTCCATGGGAGCGTTTGCATGCATTTTTGGAAAATCAAAAATACAGTGCAATTCATGTGTTGGCTGATGATCAAACCGAAACGTATTGTCTTCCCATTTTAAAAGAAAACCTTCAGCATTCCATTACCAGTTGTTTTGTAATTCAATCCGGAGAATCATCAAAATCTTTGGAATCCTGTATTAAAATTTGGGAGCACTTGCTTCACCAAAATCCGGATCGAAATACATTGATCATCTGTCTTGGGGGTGGCGTTATCACCGATTTGGGCGGTTTTTGTGCTTCGGTTCTTTTAAGGGGAATGGACACACTTTACATTCCTACCAGCTTAATGGCCATGGCTGATGCTGCAATCGGTGGCAAAACAGCCGTTAATTTTGAATATTATAAAAATCAAATTGGCAGTTTCCATGCACCTCTCGGCATTGTAATTGACTATCGGTTTTTAACCACCTTGCCGGATCGACACATGCGCAACGGCTTTGTTGAAATTATTAAGCACAGCTTGATTTCATCACCTTCCTACTGGTGGGATATTACAAATTTAACATGGCCGCTTTCTCCAAGTGTTTTGCAGGATTTTATTAAAAAATCAATACGTACTAAAACTGAAATTGTCGAAAAGGACTACCTTGAAAACGGAAGTCGTAAAGTCCTGAATTTTGGCCATACCATAGGCCATGCACTGGAAAGTTTTTGTATGGCAAATGGACAGGATGTCCTGCATGGAGAAGCCATCGCTGTTGGGATCATTTGTGAATCGTTTCTATCCGGCCAACGCTATCGCTGGAAAACGCATGTAGTAGATCAAATCAAAACGATCTTAAAACCGTTTACAGGCACACTGAAATTTACATCAGACGATTACCCTGAAATAGTAAAGTTTTTAAATGCAGATAAGAAAAAGCAAAACCGGGAAGTCCGTTTTAGTCTGATTGAGCAAATCGGTCAGCCCAATTTAAATCAACGAGTAACGGAAGAAGAGCTGCTCAATTCTTTGGATTATTATAATTTAAGTTAG
- a CDS encoding transglycosylase domain-containing protein, which produces MAFWNQIKSSLIKLYKEFKFTDIYSGKTTEDKGWFPNATLLIWKVFLSGIAFLYLSLFLVSFDNLPTFEELENPSYNQASIIYSNDLSILGKFYIENREFIPYDSLNPHLVKALLATEDSRYYKHSGVDFLALLRVGVKTILLSRQESGGGSTITQQLAKLLFERPNLEGRNPLIKIFLMLRIKFKEWLTAIKLEKSYTKEEILAMYLNKFDFLYGANGVQTASQTYFGKNQKELSIDEAATIIGMLKNPTRYNPKRFPKLATERRNTVLALLHESDYINQADFKKLMALKMDVTQFKRESHLEGMAMHFRAELGKWLRNLLDDERYRKADGSKYNFYEDGLKIYTTIDPVYQKYAEQAAHEHMMKVQKSYFNIWNKADPWTYESDDNMLKIRKEALNLMIKETDRFNTIWQQHFGSILVKIESEIGNVDISDRTIQRLINEEKEPGSLKKELNKKLINETQYDFSLQILKSKNWPLLKKEWTSFETDVRKAMTTPIKMKVYDYVSMNEKDTVMSPLDSIKFHRKHMQIGSIAVDPHTGEVKAWVGGTNFKYFKYDHVTSRRQVGSTFKPFVYATAIALQGISPCNEFQDIQYTIPANDPNFNLPEAWSPGNAVESFTGANLNLYKALALSKNSITVKLVILLGSVEPIRGLLHNMGIDSSLRRRDGGYLIPKFPSIVLGSSDLSVMEMTGAYTTFSNNGVYTKPTFVTRIEDKNGKVIYRSTPTNSVALSPNYNYVMVDLLRKSGGAWSLKVPNGGKTGTTNDYVDGWYMGITPNLVVGTWVGGEDPWIRFLSLEMGQGSVMAKPFFMKFIAKLEEDKDSGFDPNVEFIRPPGDLGVELNCETFKQMMDTHNADQSLQPKNNQNTTDEIFEDAPQ; this is translated from the coding sequence ATGGCATTCTGGAATCAAATAAAATCATCCCTGATTAAACTGTACAAGGAGTTTAAATTTACGGATATTTATTCCGGTAAAACCACAGAAGATAAAGGATGGTTTCCAAATGCCACCTTATTAATTTGGAAAGTTTTTCTCTCAGGAATTGCATTCCTTTACTTGAGTTTGTTTTTAGTGTCTTTTGATAACTTGCCTACATTTGAAGAACTTGAAAATCCATCCTATAATCAGGCATCCATCATTTATTCAAATGATCTGAGCATACTTGGTAAATTTTATATCGAAAACCGGGAATTCATTCCATACGATAGCCTGAATCCACATTTGGTAAAGGCCTTATTGGCAACCGAGGATTCCAGGTATTACAAACATTCAGGAGTTGACTTTTTGGCATTATTGCGGGTTGGAGTTAAAACGATTTTATTAAGCCGCCAGGAATCGGGAGGAGGCAGTACAATTACGCAACAATTGGCAAAATTGTTATTTGAACGTCCAAATCTGGAAGGCAGAAACCCACTCATAAAAATATTTTTAATGCTCCGTATTAAATTTAAAGAGTGGTTAACGGCAATCAAATTGGAAAAGAGTTATACGAAGGAAGAGATCCTTGCTATGTACTTAAATAAGTTTGATTTCTTGTACGGGGCCAATGGGGTTCAAACTGCTTCTCAAACTTATTTTGGTAAAAACCAAAAAGAACTGAGTATTGATGAAGCAGCAACGATTATTGGCATGCTTAAAAATCCTACCAGATACAATCCGAAGCGTTTTCCGAAGTTGGCAACAGAACGAAGAAATACGGTTCTGGCCTTATTGCATGAAAGTGATTACATCAATCAAGCTGATTTTAAAAAATTAATGGCGCTTAAAATGGATGTTACACAGTTTAAAAGAGAATCTCACCTCGAAGGGATGGCCATGCATTTTAGAGCAGAACTGGGAAAGTGGCTTAGAAATTTATTGGATGATGAACGTTATCGGAAAGCTGATGGAAGTAAATACAACTTTTATGAAGATGGTCTAAAGATTTATACTACCATCGATCCGGTTTACCAAAAATATGCTGAACAAGCTGCGCATGAGCATATGATGAAAGTTCAAAAGTCTTATTTTAATATCTGGAATAAAGCAGATCCATGGACGTATGAATCGGATGATAACATGCTAAAAATTCGAAAAGAGGCTTTGAATTTAATGATTAAAGAAACAGATCGTTTTAATACGATTTGGCAACAGCATTTTGGTAGTATTCTGGTAAAAATTGAATCTGAAATTGGCAATGTGGATATCAGTGACCGCACCATTCAACGATTAATTAATGAGGAAAAGGAACCCGGATCTTTAAAAAAGGAATTGAATAAGAAATTAATCAATGAAACGCAATATGATTTTTCTTTGCAGATATTAAAAAGTAAAAACTGGCCGCTATTAAAAAAAGAATGGACCTCATTTGAAACAGATGTTCGGAAAGCAATGACTACACCAATCAAAATGAAAGTGTACGACTATGTGAGTATGAATGAAAAAGATACGGTAATGAGTCCGCTGGATTCCATTAAGTTTCACAGAAAACACATGCAAATTGGATCCATTGCAGTTGACCCGCACACAGGAGAAGTAAAAGCATGGGTTGGGGGTACTAATTTTAAGTATTTCAAATACGATCACGTTACATCGAGAAGACAGGTGGGTTCAACATTTAAACCCTTTGTGTATGCAACTGCAATTGCGCTCCAGGGGATTTCTCCATGCAATGAATTTCAGGATATCCAATATACCATTCCTGCCAATGATCCGAATTTTAATTTACCGGAGGCCTGGTCTCCTGGAAACGCTGTTGAATCTTTTACCGGCGCAAATTTAAATTTGTATAAAGCCCTGGCCTTATCTAAAAATTCAATCACAGTAAAACTGGTTATCTTATTAGGAAGTGTCGAACCTATTCGTGGGTTATTGCACAATATGGGCATAGATTCCTCTTTACGCAGGCGTGATGGGGGTTATTTGATTCCAAAATTTCCATCAATCGTATTAGGTTCTTCAGATCTTTCAGTAATGGAGATGACAGGAGCTTACACAACCTTTTCAAACAATGGAGTGTATACCAAACCAACGTTTGTAACTCGCATAGAAGATAAAAATGGAAAGGTAATTTATCGAAGTACTCCAACAAACAGTGTAGCACTCTCTCCCAATTACAATTATGTGATGGTTGATTTATTGAGAAAGTCTGGCGGTGCCTGGAGTTTGAAAGTGCCCAATGGTGGAAAAACCGGTACCACCAATGATTATGTTGACGGTTGGTATATGGGAATAACACCTAATTTGGTGGTTGGAACCTGGGTAGGTGGAGAAGATCCATGGATTCGATTTTTGTCTCTTGAAATGGGACAGGGCTCCGTGATGGCAAAACCGTTCTTTATGAAGTTTATAGCAAAGCTAGAAGAAGATAAGGATTCTGGTTTTGATCCAAATGTTGAATTCATAAGACCACCGGGGGATTTGGGAGTTGAATTGAATTGTGAAACTTTTAAACAAATGATGGATACACACAATGCCGATCAGTCCTTACAACCAAAAAATAATCAAAATACAACGGATGAAATTTTTGAAGACGCACCGCAGTAA
- a CDS encoding peptidylprolyl isomerase, producing MQKRTYSLIIVLGLLFLMGSLVACFPPDDQAKLSTDYNLRDPEIRQILDASDRRRTDTLLVYLQHEKASFRYLAALSFASNRDTLAIPGLIQLLKDPVEKVKQAAVFALGQIGNLKAETALIQSFIPIDSVGPYIQTNALILEALGKCGGDSTLKLICNISSYAPTDSLFIYGQIAALYRFGLREKFCEASVEKFVKLATDNQYPDNARLLAAHGLQRFKSFKLNDYFERLKIACREEKNPDIRMCLVTALSRIPGPATISTLEELYSRGLDIRIQSNIVKGLINQQGLSAQFFALKAIQNPSLQVSVEAAQFLKEKGSSEISEELKKLCEQTNLPWQARSLVFEAALKYIPSYLVLTKQSIEWSLKTSINQTKNPYEKAAYLKAISWLPKELSFIISLDHPKASPYLRTTIAECVEKILKSPDFTQIYKGSYNPIYYTLSTYFTKQCAEADPGVLAIMASVFSKPVPLSKKFFYADSMLQLSQSKLKLPQDIETYNELGKCLASLRKTTFTPKVPEYNHPIQWTVLDNYRDTIQGIILTNKGELTFELYPKEAPASTINFLNLVKEGFYNDKVFHRVVPNFVVQIGCPRGDGFGALDYTIRSEISFINYQSSGMIGMASAGPDTEATQFFITHSPTPHLDGRYTIFGKLISGQEVLMSICQSDVIKSIQIK from the coding sequence ATGCAAAAAAGAACTTATAGTCTGATCATTGTATTGGGATTACTGTTCCTGATGGGATCGCTTGTGGCATGTTTTCCTCCTGATGATCAGGCAAAATTATCTACTGACTACAATTTAAGGGATCCTGAAATCCGTCAAATTTTAGACGCCTCAGATCGACGTCGTACGGACACACTTTTAGTCTATTTGCAACATGAAAAAGCATCGTTCCGATACCTTGCAGCACTTAGTTTTGCTTCCAACCGGGACACTTTAGCAATTCCAGGTTTGATTCAACTTTTAAAAGATCCTGTAGAAAAAGTAAAGCAGGCTGCTGTATTTGCACTGGGCCAAATTGGAAATTTAAAAGCAGAAACAGCATTGATTCAATCTTTTATTCCTATCGATTCTGTAGGTCCTTATATTCAAACCAATGCCTTGATCCTGGAGGCCCTTGGAAAATGTGGAGGGGATTCAACGCTTAAACTGATTTGTAATATTAGCAGTTATGCTCCCACAGACAGTCTTTTTATTTACGGTCAAATTGCAGCCTTGTATCGATTTGGACTTCGTGAAAAATTTTGTGAAGCATCGGTTGAAAAATTTGTAAAGCTTGCAACTGACAATCAGTATCCGGATAATGCACGATTGCTAGCTGCACATGGATTGCAACGATTCAAATCATTCAAACTGAATGATTATTTTGAACGACTAAAAATTGCATGCCGCGAAGAAAAAAATCCGGATATTCGAATGTGTCTGGTTACCGCTTTGTCCCGAATTCCCGGACCGGCGACCATCAGTACCTTGGAGGAATTGTATTCGCGTGGATTAGACATTCGCATTCAATCCAATATTGTCAAAGGATTGATAAACCAGCAAGGCTTGTCGGCACAATTTTTTGCACTAAAGGCTATTCAAAATCCTTCGCTTCAGGTATCCGTAGAAGCAGCTCAATTTTTAAAAGAAAAAGGATCTTCAGAAATTTCAGAGGAGTTAAAAAAATTATGCGAACAAACCAATCTTCCCTGGCAGGCGCGGAGTCTTGTGTTTGAAGCCGCACTAAAATACATTCCATCCTATTTGGTTTTAACAAAACAATCCATAGAATGGTCGCTTAAAACCAGCATCAATCAAACTAAAAATCCTTATGAAAAAGCTGCTTATCTGAAAGCGATTTCCTGGTTGCCAAAAGAATTGTCATTCATCATCAGCTTGGATCATCCAAAAGCATCCCCCTATTTGCGTACCACCATTGCTGAATGCGTAGAAAAAATTCTCAAGTCTCCGGATTTTACTCAAATCTATAAAGGCAGTTACAATCCAATTTACTATACCTTGTCAACGTATTTTACAAAACAATGCGCTGAAGCAGATCCAGGAGTTCTTGCTATCATGGCTTCTGTTTTTAGTAAACCGGTTCCACTTTCAAAAAAATTCTTTTATGCAGATTCCATGTTGCAACTTTCACAATCAAAATTGAAATTGCCTCAGGACATAGAAACTTATAATGAATTGGGAAAATGTCTTGCATCGCTTCGAAAAACTACATTTACTCCAAAAGTTCCTGAATACAATCATCCGATTCAATGGACTGTTTTAGATAATTACCGGGATACAATTCAAGGAATCATTCTGACCAATAAAGGTGAATTGACGTTCGAACTTTACCCAAAAGAAGCTCCGGCTTCAACAATCAATTTTTTAAATCTCGTAAAAGAGGGTTTTTATAATGACAAAGTATTTCATCGGGTGGTACCAAATTTTGTAGTTCAAATCGGTTGTCCGAGAGGAGATGGTTTTGGTGCGTTGGATTATACCATTCGCTCAGAAATTTCATTTATAAATTATCAAAGCTCAGGAATGATTGGAATGGCAAGTGCTGGTCCGGATACAGAAGCAACACAGTTTTTTATTACCCATTCACCAACTCCTCATTTAGATGGACGGTATACAATTTTTGGGAAATTGATCAGTGGCCAGGAAGTACTGATGAGTATTTGTCAATCTGATGTTATTAAATCCATTCAAATAAAATAA
- the gcvT gene encoding glycine cleavage system aminomethyltransferase GcvT translates to MKNTALTEVHIGLGAKMAEFAGYNMPISYAGIREEHEAVRNHVGVFDVSHMGEFIIRGKHALDLIQKVTSNDASKLKIGQAQYSCMPNGTGGIVDDLLVYRLAESMGDAGEPAYMLVVNASNIQKDWDWISKHNSYGATMLNISDETGLLAVQGPKAIELLQKLTSVDLSAIPYYHFQKGTLAGIDNVLISATGYTGAGGFELYVDNKHLLHLWNEIFKIGNDYKLQAVGLGARDTLRLEMGFCLYGNDIDDTTSPLEAGLGWITKLDKADFNGKQLMLDQKKNGLQKKLVGFIIEDRRVPRHGYRVINVNEEVIGVVTSGTQSPSLNIPIGMAYVPIAYTKEGTQIKVEMGSKSVNAKVCKIPFYKAN, encoded by the coding sequence ATGAAAAATACAGCACTAACCGAAGTTCATATTGGACTGGGAGCAAAAATGGCAGAATTTGCAGGATACAATATGCCGATTTCTTATGCAGGAATACGTGAAGAACATGAAGCCGTCAGAAACCATGTAGGCGTATTTGATGTAAGTCACATGGGTGAATTTATTATTCGCGGAAAACATGCACTGGATTTAATTCAAAAAGTAACCAGTAACGATGCTTCCAAATTGAAAATAGGCCAGGCACAGTACTCTTGCATGCCCAACGGTACAGGTGGAATCGTAGATGATCTTTTGGTGTATCGATTAGCAGAATCCATGGGCGATGCAGGTGAACCAGCTTATATGCTGGTAGTCAATGCTTCTAATATTCAAAAAGATTGGGACTGGATCTCTAAACACAATAGTTATGGAGCAACGATGTTGAATATTTCAGATGAAACCGGTTTGCTTGCAGTACAAGGTCCTAAAGCCATTGAATTGTTGCAAAAACTGACATCGGTAGATTTAAGTGCAATTCCTTATTATCATTTCCAAAAAGGAACATTGGCTGGAATTGACAATGTATTGATATCTGCAACTGGCTACACCGGCGCAGGAGGTTTTGAACTCTATGTCGATAACAAACACCTGTTGCATTTATGGAATGAAATTTTTAAAATTGGCAATGATTACAAGCTTCAAGCAGTTGGATTGGGAGCTCGCGATACCTTGCGTCTTGAAATGGGATTTTGCTTATACGGAAACGACATCGATGATACCACCTCCCCACTTGAGGCAGGATTGGGATGGATTACCAAATTGGATAAGGCAGATTTTAATGGCAAACAATTGATGCTCGATCAAAAGAAAAATGGATTGCAAAAAAAATTAGTGGGCTTTATTATTGAAGACCGCAGAGTGCCTCGTCATGGATACCGTGTGATCAATGTCAATGAAGAAGTAATTGGTGTGGTAACTTCCGGAACACAATCTCCTTCACTCAACATTCCAATTGGGATGGCTTATGTTCCAATCGCTTATACCAAGGAAGGGACTCAGATAAAAGTTGAGATGGGTTCAAAATCAGTAAATGCTAAAGTTTGTAAAATTCCATTTTATAAAGCCAATTAA
- a CDS encoding transcriptional regulator: MEYRDCKDQFIATWGQLGPQWGINKTMAQIHALLLIANEPMSSEQILTELAISTGNVNMNIRALLDWGLVYKISKDGERCEFYVAEKNLHLVFKQILLNRKKRELDPILKDLNDLVSCTDKCDKSKEFKKMVSELNDFAQKVDHALELLIRTDSHWFYNTLMKML; encoded by the coding sequence TTGGAATACAGGGATTGTAAAGACCAGTTTATTGCTACCTGGGGCCAATTAGGCCCACAGTGGGGAATCAATAAAACAATGGCTCAAATCCATGCTCTTTTATTAATTGCTAACGAACCCATGAGTTCAGAGCAAATTCTAACAGAGTTGGCTATTTCAACCGGTAACGTGAATATGAATATTCGTGCTCTGTTGGATTGGGGTTTGGTTTACAAAATCTCTAAAGATGGGGAACGTTGTGAGTTTTACGTCGCAGAAAAAAATTTACACCTGGTTTTCAAACAAATACTCCTCAATCGTAAAAAAAGAGAACTGGATCCAATCCTCAAAGATTTAAATGATTTGGTCAGTTGTACGGATAAATGTGATAAAAGCAAAGAATTTAAAAAAATGGTATCTGAGCTAAATGACTTTGCCCAAAAGGTAGATCATGCACTGGAATTGCTCATTCGAACAGATTCTCATTGGTTTTATAACACTTTAATGAAAATGCTCTGA
- a CDS encoding DUF1015 domain-containing protein, producing the protein MNIKPFHYLYPDYKRILKSEEFFNSIKNTFPDLRKEGLFLDGNSKSLFVYRIKSKIKTYHGLLAAIDIHDYLKGLIKKHENTLTHQEDNISNLMKDRQAIIKPVLIAYDEQKKIKDLIARSFLGIKPKFKIEFEKEQQIHEFFEITDKVVIAAFQKEFKSKVKKAYIADGHHRMAAVCKFILQNPELSKKSLNYIMCALFDFNELSILPYNRLIRVSDVIPVDEFIKVLGKYASITKIRTPIASSKKNEITMITVKQSYSFSWHKDVLQYFKQKNGIAFDIDIFNEIILRDLLGVQSIRSSDRVSYIEGIKPLKTISKMVTDQPDHIGFAFFPVRKRDFIKVADEHMVLPPKSTWFEPRIKNGIVVQDIDLNMK; encoded by the coding sequence GTGAATATTAAACCGTTTCATTACTTATATCCGGATTATAAGCGGATACTCAAAAGTGAAGAATTTTTCAATTCTATCAAGAATACTTTCCCTGATTTACGCAAGGAAGGTCTGTTTCTGGACGGGAATTCTAAATCCCTGTTTGTTTACCGGATAAAATCAAAAATCAAAACCTATCATGGATTACTCGCAGCTATTGATATACATGATTATTTAAAAGGGTTAATCAAAAAACATGAAAATACATTAACCCATCAGGAAGATAATATTAGTAATCTTATGAAGGATCGTCAGGCGATTATCAAACCCGTTTTGATTGCTTACGACGAACAAAAGAAAATCAAAGATTTAATTGCAAGGAGTTTCTTAGGGATTAAACCGAAATTCAAAATTGAATTTGAAAAAGAACAGCAAATCCATGAATTTTTTGAAATTACTGACAAAGTGGTTATTGCTGCTTTTCAAAAAGAATTTAAATCCAAAGTAAAAAAAGCGTATATCGCAGATGGACATCATCGAATGGCAGCAGTATGTAAATTTATTTTACAAAATCCGGAGCTCAGTAAGAAAAGTCTCAATTATATCATGTGTGCATTGTTTGATTTTAACGAATTGAGCATTCTTCCATACAATCGCTTGATTCGGGTGAGTGATGTAATTCCAGTTGACGAGTTTATCAAAGTATTGGGAAAATATGCATCCATAACAAAAATCAGAACCCCCATTGCAAGCTCAAAGAAAAATGAAATCACAATGATCACAGTTAAACAGAGTTATAGTTTTAGCTGGCATAAAGATGTATTACAATACTTCAAACAAAAAAATGGAATTGCTTTTGATATAGATATTTTCAATGAAATAATTCTTCGTGATTTATTGGGCGTGCAAAGCATTCGTTCAAGCGATCGGGTAAGTTATATCGAAGGAATCAAACCACTTAAAACGATCAGTAAGATGGTAACAGATCAACCTGATCATATTGGCTTTGCATTCTTCCCGGTCCGGAAACGTGATTTTATTAAAGTAGCAGACGAACACATGGTATTGCCACCCAAAAGTACCTGGTTTGAACCCCGAATCAAGAATGGGATCGTTGTGCAGGATATTGATCTAAATATGAAATAA
- a CDS encoding amidohydrolase family protein, translated as MRKLTADIIYSGNRGWLKDTVILVDHTGQILSLRDRSEFQPNEYEYFPGMLLPGFINAHCHLELSHLRGKFQTGTQLLPFLKSVVQNREVDPDFVLQKIKEGDEEMWKEGIVAVGDISNKVDTKACKEASSIYYHTFVEAFDFLQESLASSFFESYKSVYDAFGNLPKTMVPHAPYSVSKSLFSKINDLNAGFSNINSIHNQECIDEDLLFLNKTGGFVEFWESFGFSMQDFEPIGKDSVSYTINHLDPSHPVLFIHNTQTRLHQIQTIQHWNPATYFITCPNANLFIENQLPDYTQFKNAIVCIGTDSLSSNWQLSILSEIKTILKYQSYLSLDEVLRWATYHGALALNISDWAGSLDAGKKPGINWIQDVEHNGTDWQIKPEASVYKIS; from the coding sequence TTGAGAAAATTAACCGCTGATATTATCTATTCCGGAAACCGGGGCTGGTTAAAGGATACAGTGATCTTGGTAGATCACACAGGTCAAATCCTTTCGTTAAGAGATCGATCAGAATTTCAACCCAACGAATACGAATATTTTCCAGGCATGCTGTTACCTGGTTTTATCAATGCACATTGTCATTTGGAATTGTCTCATTTGCGTGGAAAATTTCAAACAGGAACCCAGCTTTTACCATTTCTTAAATCAGTTGTTCAAAATAGAGAAGTAGATCCTGATTTTGTGTTGCAAAAAATCAAAGAAGGCGATGAAGAAATGTGGAAAGAAGGAATTGTAGCAGTTGGAGACATTTCAAATAAAGTGGATACGAAAGCATGTAAAGAAGCTAGTTCAATTTACTACCATACCTTTGTTGAAGCATTTGATTTTTTACAAGAGTCCTTGGCAAGCAGTTTTTTTGAAAGCTATAAATCCGTTTACGATGCATTTGGTAATCTTCCCAAAACGATGGTACCGCATGCGCCCTACAGTGTATCCAAATCCTTATTTTCAAAGATCAATGACTTAAACGCTGGATTTTCAAATATTAACAGCATACACAATCAGGAATGCATCGATGAGGACCTTTTATTTCTAAATAAAACCGGAGGTTTTGTTGAATTTTGGGAATCTTTTGGATTTTCAATGCAGGATTTTGAGCCTATTGGAAAAGATTCAGTATCTTATACGATCAATCATTTGGATCCCTCCCATCCGGTGTTATTTATACACAATACACAAACCAGACTGCATCAAATTCAAACGATTCAACATTGGAATCCTGCTACCTATTTTATAACTTGTCCTAATGCTAATTTATTTATTGAAAATCAGCTGCCTGATTATACGCAATTTAAAAATGCAATCGTATGCATTGGTACAGATAGTCTGAGTTCAAACTGGCAACTTTCTATTTTGTCTGAAATCAAAACCATCCTCAAATATCAATCTTATTTGTCACTTGACGAAGTATTGCGTTGGGCTACTTATCATGGAGCACTGGCATTAAATATTTCTGATTGGGCAGGAAGTTTAGATGCAGGTAAAAAGCCAGGCATCAACTGGATCCAGGATGTTGAACACAATGGAACCGATTGGCAAATAAAACCAGAAGCCAGCGTTTATAAAATTAGTTAG